One Cucurbita pepo subsp. pepo cultivar mu-cu-16 chromosome LG20, ASM280686v2, whole genome shotgun sequence genomic window carries:
- the LOC111782755 gene encoding protein NBR1 homolog: MESTMVIKVKYGEMLRRFSVRAHGNNKLDLDINGLRAKILNLFNFSSDTDFTLTYIDEDGDVVTLVNDDDLHELMRQQLKFWKIDVHLRNKENDQSHNRSDGSSTPMMSASGQRSFQNVPPGISEVLKSLPEPLPEFCSKVFLDIASKAAVASPVFSELAQSFIRLGSTHPNTGSRASSVPETCTQNVATEGSTGSLGADSKASKNDDVLCTGLAYKDRKIINSESMTKNIGIAGPAVDLNALPCDSIASGFAIGKSATAAPSSSPFDGKEEEKRNEMYVRGLPASVHTKPHNSPSTDRDGGFVNECPFSGLPVATEPSMLGTAGIDPVNSGYIESAGSKFHKGPNVSSSGYIEPLHEDPIISSRGYVEPVRSIFHRGVICDGCGAHPITGPRFKSQVKDNYDLCMVCFAEMGNEADYIRIDRPVSYRRPRMKSCFRRPPFPGPQIIDALISSGKQTKLDSRFVDDINVLDGTVMPPCTPFTKIWRLHNSGSVNWPRGTQLVWTGGDKFSRSESVELEVPADGLPPGREIDIAVDFIAPPFSGQYTSYWIMASPSGQKFGQRVWVLIQVDAALGMPDSEHSRAVDSNLSSPIVIGSAGSNSHEGVEKNATPAISDGVLLPPRNSVPIIELVKPDLNVPISETEIQFLVNEDMLVGKSPATSATEDNLVSSRPAVDGHGVLPRSTEVPSVPYPLIDLSVPTPAANSSPPIPSPKVSPASSEKVTTNNVVEETLLKTLQDMGFKQVDLNKEVLKRNEYNLEHSVDELCGVSEWDPMLDELEEMGFIDKETNKRLLMKNNGSMKRVVMELLYGEKA; this comes from the exons ATGGAGTCTACTATGGTGATTAAG GTTAAGTATGGAGAAATGCTAAGGCGCTTCAGTGTTAGAGCCCATGGAAACAATAAATTGGATCTTGACATCAATGGCTTGAGAGCAAAGATACTTAATCTCTTCAACTTCTCTTCTGATACTGATTTTACATTGACTTATATTgatgaagatggtgatgtggtGACCTTGGTCAATGATGATGATCTGCATGAATTGATGAGGCAACAGTTGAAGTTCTGGAAAATTGATGTGCATCTGAGAAATAAGGAAAATGACCAATCCCATAACAGATCAGATGGAAGTTCTACCCCTATGATGTCAGCAAGTGGCCAACGTTCGTTTCAAAATGTTCCTCCTGGTATCTCTGAGGTTTTGAAATCTCTGCCAGAGCCCTTACCTGAATTTTGTTCAAAGGTCTTCCTTGACATCGCTTCAAAAGCCGCAGTTGCTAGCCCTGTGTTTTCTGAGCTTGCTCAGAGCTTTATTCGGTTGGGAAGCACACACCCGAACACTGGTTCCCGGGCCTCATCTGTTCCAGAGACGTGCACACAGAATGTGGCCACTGAGGGTTCTACGGGTTCTCTAGGTGCAGATTCAAAAGCTTCAAAGAACGATGACGTTCTATGCACTGGTTTAGCTTATAAAGATAGAAAGATAATTAACAGTGAGAGCATGACAAAGAACATTGGTATAGCTGGACCTGCTGTTGATCTTAATGCCCTTCCTTGTGATTCTATTGCTTCTGGATTTGCTATTGGGAAATCAGCTACTGCTGCCCCTTCCAGCAGCCCTTTTGATggaaaggaggaagaaaaacGCAATGAAATGTATGTGCGCGGTCTTCCTGCATCAGTGCACACTAAACCACATAATTCACCGTCCACTGATAGGGATGGTGGGTTCGTGAACGAGTGCCCTTTTAGTGGATTACCTGTGGCTACCGAACCATCTATGCTTGGAACTGCAGGTATAGATCCAGTGAACAGTGGTTACATTGAATCTGCAGGAAGTAAGTTCCATAAAGGTCCAAATGTCAGCAGCAGTGGCTACATTGAACCACTCCATGAAGATCCAATAATTAGCAGCCGAGGTTACGTTGAACCTGTGAGAAGTATATTCCACAGAGGTGTTATTTGTGATGGCTGTGGAGCCCATCCGATTACTGGTCCACGGTTCAAGTCCCAAGT GAAAGATAATTATGACCTCTGTATGGTCTGCTTTGCTGAAATGGGCAATGAGGCTGACTACATTAGGATCGACCGTCCTGTCTCTTACCGGCGTCCAAGAATGAAATCCTGCTTTCGTAGA CCTCCATTTCCTGGCCCCCAAATAATCGATGCTTTGATAAGTTCTGGAAAGCAGACCAAACTTGATAGTCGCTTTGTAGACGACATTAATGTCTTGGATGGCACTGTGATGCCTCCTTGTACCCCATTTACCAAGATATGGAGGTTGCATAATAGCGGGAGTGTGAACTGGCCTCGTGGTACACAGCTAGTATGGACAGGAGGAGATAAGTTCAGTCGTTCAGAATCGGTCGAATTAGAG GTTCCCGCTGATGGACTTCCTCCGGGTCGGGAAATTGACATTGCAGTTGACTTTATAGCCCCTCCATTTTCTGGTCAATACACCTCATACTGGATTATGGCATCTCCATCTGGCCAGAAGTTTGGACAACGTGTTTGGGTTCTTATTCAG GTTGATGCAGCACTTGGGATGCCAGATTCCGAGCATTCGCGAGCTGTGGACTCAAATTTATCCTCACCCATAGTCATAGGTAGTGCTGGTTCAAACAGCCATGAAGGTGTAGAAAAGAATGCAACTCCTGCAATTTCTGACGGTGTCCTTCTCCCTCCTCGTAATTCCGTTCCTATAATCGAACTAGTAAAACCTGATCTTAATGTGCCTATAAGTGAAACAGAGATACAGTTCCTAGTAAATGAGGATATGCTAGTTGGGAAGAGTCCTGCTACTTCTGCTACTGAGGATAACTTAGTCTCATCTCGCCCTGCTGTCGATGGCCATGGAGTTCTACCTCGTTCAACCGAGGTTCCCTCTGTGCCATACCCTCTTATTGATCTTTCTGTACCAACTCCAGCTGCAAACTCATCTCCTCCAATACCATCCCCCAAGGTTTCTCCAGCATCATCTGAAAAAGTCACTACTAACAACGTTGTTGAAGAAACTCTTCTTAAAACACTACAGGATATGGGATTCAAACAGGTTGATCTGAACAAGGAAGTACTGAAGAGGAACGAGTACAATCTAGAGCACTCGGTGGACGAACTCTGTGGAGTTTCCGAATGGGATCCGATGCTTGATGAGTTGGAGGAAATG GGATTCATCGACAAGGAAACGAACAAAAGACTTCTGATGAAGAACAATGGCAGCATGAAGCGAGTAGTGATGGAACTTCTATATGGGGAGAAGGCTTAG
- the LOC111782756 gene encoding uncharacterized protein LOC111782756, translated as MIMVPIHFLNLQRSIQSPQTTNTMKNKPVVEDEDGHLEILKAVAQAWQSHTGTSKPASEFDAHRRNCRANPSRFKLEAIRSRSSVGGMRRWDFGQSLWDSYEIVAVSKKLETGLVLDGDGFREANGGGRNQRKQRESCNSLRNLFNRTSRRFN; from the coding sequence ATGATCATGGTCCCCATTCACTTCCTTAATTTACAACGCTCAATACAAAGCCCACAGACAACGAACACCATGAAGAACAAACCAGTGGTTGAAGACGAGGATGGTCATCTCGAAATCCTCAAGGCGGTGGCGCAGGCATGGCAGAGTCACACCGGTACTTCAAAGCCTGCAAGTGAATTCGACGCCCATCGCCGCAATTGCAGAGCCAATCCATCTCGGTTCAAGCTTGAGGCGATACGAAGCCGGTCTTCCGTCGGCGGCATGAGGAGATGGGACTTCGGGCAGTCGCTGTGGGATTCGTATGAGATTGTGGCGGTTTCGAAGAAGCTGGAGACGGGGTTGGTGCTCGACGGCGACGGGTTTCGAGAGGCCAATGGCGGTGGGCGGAATCAAAGGAAACAGCGAGAGAGTTGTAATAGTTTGAGAAATTTGTTCAATAGAACTTCGAGGAGATTCAATTAG
- the LOC111782654 gene encoding pachytene checkpoint protein 2 homolog gives MSAPMEISLPNPPLDAQVPESNGIVSESTASSIVNEDKILVSVEVCLKSSSTARIEDVRMAVERMLEKRSLSYVDGPIPVPLDDAFLAENVQGIRICDSDDGVQNHDILLFWQVKPVVHVFQLSEEGPCEELGGEGQISSFNEWILPAKEFDGIWESLIFESGLKQRLLRYAASALLFTEKGVDPFLVSWNRIVLLHGPPGTGKTSLCKALAQKLSIRYLSRYPHSVLIEVNAHSLFSKWFSESGKLVAKLFQKIQEMIEEEDNLVFVLIDEVESLAAARKAALSGSEPSDSIRVVNALLTQIDKLKSSPNVVILTTSNITAAIDIAFVDRADIKAYVGPPTLQARYEILRSCLQELLRTGILTTVEGFDHSMLPNYAGLKEKISIRETKKVDVPLHICKLLLEVAEACEGTSGRFLRKLPFLAHATLANPCTGDPSKFLFAMLETAVRDRAELPE, from the exons ATGAGTGCTCCTATGGAGATTTCTCTGCCAAACCCTCCCTTGGATGCGCAGGTGCCTGAATCAAATGGCATCGTCTCCGAGTCAACTGCTTCTTCTATTGTAAATGAAGACAAAATTCTCGTTTCAG tcGAGGTGTGTTTGAAATCCTCCAGCACAGCACGGATTGAAGATGTCCGGATGGCTGTTGAGAG AATGCTTGAGAAGAGAAGTTTAAGCTATGTTGATGGGCCCATTCCAGTGCCGCTCGATGACGCTTTTCTCGCGGAAAACGTGCAAGGAATCCGAATTTGCGACTCTG ACGACGGTGTGCAAAACCATGATATCCTCTTATTCTGGCAAGTCAAACCTGTCGTTCATGTCTTTCAG CTAAGTGAAGAAGGACCCTGCGAGGAACTTGGTGGGGAAGGACAGATTTCTAGTTTTAATGAATGGATACTTCCTGCCAAGGAGTTTGACGGCATCTGGGAAAG TTTAATTTTTGAGTCTGGTCTCAAGCAAAGACTTCTGCGATATGCTGCTAGTGCTTTGTTATTCACAGAGAAGGGTGTCGATCCATTCCTAGTGTCATGGAATCG GATTGTCCTATTACATGGACCTCCAGGGACTGGTAAGACGTCTTTATGCAAAGCACTGGCTCAAAAACTGTCGATAAGATATCTGTCAAG ATATCCACACAGCGTACTAATTGAAGTTAATGCACATTCACTGTTCAGCAAATGGTTTTCTGAAAGTGGCAAGCTG GTTGCAAAGCTATTCCAGAAGATTCAAGAGATgatagaggaagaagacaatCTGGTATTTGTTTTGATTG ATGAAGTGGAAAGCTTAGCTGCTGCTAGAAAGGCTGCTTTGTCTGGTTCAGAACCTTCAGATTCCATTAGG GTTGTCAATGCGCTACTTACACAGATAGACAAGTTGAAATCGTCACCAAATGTGGTGATTCTGACAACTTCCAATATAACAGCTGCTATTG ATATTGCATTTGTAGACCGTGCAGATATCAAAGCATATGTAGGTCCACCAACTCTTCAAGCACGTTATGAAATTCTAAGGTCCTGCTTGCAAGAGCTTCTACGCACTGGAATTTTGACAACGGTTGAG GGTTTTGACCACTCTATGCTTCCTAACTATGCTggtttgaaagagaaaataagcATTCGAGAGACCAAGAAGGTTGATGTACCACTTCACATCTGCAAACTATTGCTCGAGGTTGCTGAAGCATGCGAG GGTACTAGTGGACGTTTTTTAAGAAAACTCCCGTTCTTAGCTCATGCGACTCTAGCCAATCCATGTACTGGCGACCCTTCAAAGTTCTTGTTCGCCATGTTGGAAACGGCTGTGAGAGACCGAGCAGAGTTACCCGAATGA
- the LOC111782486 gene encoding protein DEHYDRATION-INDUCED 19 homolog 5-like has translation MEFNFWASRVHRTEQLSAVQAAMLHSGNHIILDDSDGEDDTRAYFSCPYCYVDIEVQVLCSHLQEEHCFDFRNAVCPLCAASLGKDVIGHFIAHHSSSIKRRRKPEKPVSAAFSSKKLTTKSRREKNGSAPDPLLPFICSIPFSDPESVERDDDSVNDDSVTAANVVSNRSHLLERNQNSEELNQRASFVQQLITSTIL, from the exons ATGGAGTTCAATTTTTGGGCCTCAAGGGTTCATCGCACTGAGCAACTTTCTGCTGTTCAAGCCGCCATGCTTCATTCTG GTAACCATATAATTCTGGATGACTCTGATGGAGAAGATGATACACGAGCTTACTTTTCATGCCCTTACTGTTATGTGGATATCGAAGTTCAAGTACTTTGCAGCCATTTGCAAGAAGAGCACTGCTTTGACTTCAGAAATGCA GTTTGTCCGCTATGTGCAGCCAGTCTGGGGAAGGATGTAATTGGGCATTTTATAGCGCATCATTCAAGCTCAATAAAG aggaggaggaagcCTGAGAAACCTGTATCTGCTGCATTCAGTTCCAAGAAGCTGACAACAAAGAGCAGGAGGGAAAAGAATGGATCTGCACCTGACCCTCTTCTACCCTTCATCTGCAGCATTCCTTTCTCAGACCCTGAATCTGTCGAGAGAGATGACGATTCAGTAAACGATGACTCCGTCACCGCCGCTAATGTCGTAAG TAATAGGTCACACTTGCTGGAAAGGAACCAGAACAGTGAAGAGTTGAATCAGAGAGCATCTTTTGTACAACAATTAATCACATCAACCATTTTGTAG
- the LOC111782656 gene encoding probable serine/threonine-protein kinase WNK3 — translation MSQDLSLDQDLDESDPEFVEIDPTGRYGRYKEVLGKGAFKRVYRAFDELEGIEVAWNQIKVTDLLRNSDDLERLYSEVHLLKTLKHKNIIKFYSSWVDTKNENINFITEIFTSGTLRQYRKKHKHVDLRALKKWSRQILEGLLYLHSHDPPVIHRDLKCDNIFVNGNQGEVKIGDLGLAAILQQARSAHSVIGTPEFMAPEFYEEEYNELVDIYAFGMCLLELVTFEYPYVECANAAQIYKKVTSGIKPASLAKVTNLGVKAFIEKCIANVSTRLPAKDLLMDPFLQADDDHESIPRNLQSKILHTGRKEQIDFVDDTSAETCRDFSMHGQRKDVNKIFLKLRIADSMGNFRNIHFPFDTEADTTVSVASEMVEELDLSDQDVSTISEMIETEIRSYIPDWTSVENSVDNVGVDVAISDSSTSDTKNVSSPLSIESNNLALEVLPSGRKYWSDSPKGIGGCSPIKPGPSYLSLTSDQNVESSSSHILGNNLDHSAIIKGLESELLSDGDIHDSSEAHLLEENCSDESVDLKIMAEKLKNLLTQQQKELDELKREHKLVVSELLTELTPESCQKVLGMCKLKRSDFAFDL, via the exons ATGTCTCAGGATTTGTCATTGGATCAAGACCTGGATGAATCTGATCCCGAGTTCGTGGAGATTGATCCTACCGGTAGATATGGACGG TATAAGGAAGTTTTAGGAAAAGGGGCATTCAAAAGGGT ATATCGGGCTTTTGATGAGTTGGAAGGAATTGAAGTAGCTTGGAATCAGATTAAGGTAACAGATTTATTGAGGAACTCTGATGATTTGGAGCGACTATATTCAGAAGTTCATTTGCTTAAGACATTGAAGCACAAGaacataatcaaattttaCAGTTCATGGGTTGATACGAAGAATGAAAACATCAACTTCATTACAGAGATATTCACTTCAGGGACACTGCGACA ATATAGAAAGAAGCACAAGCATGTTGATTTGAGAGCACTGAAAAAATGGTCGAGGCAGATATTAGAGGGCCTTCTGTATCTTCATAGTCATGACCCTCCAGTTATACATAGAGATTTAAAATGTGACAATATCTTTGTCAATGGCAACCAAGGTGAGGTGAAAATCGGTGACTTAGGACTTGCAGCCATTCTTCAGCAAGCTCGTTCAGCTCACAGTGTCATTG GAACACCCGAGTTTATGGCTCCAGAGTTTTATGAGGAGGAATACAATGAACTTGTGGATATTTATGCCTTTGGCATGTGTTTGCTTGAGCTTGTAACCTTTGAATATCCATATGTTGAATGTGCCAATGCTGCTCAAATATATAAGAAGGTCACATCA GGGATTAAACCAGCTTCACTGGCAAAAGTCACCAATTTAGGAGTTAAAGcatttatagaaaaatgtaTTGCAAATGTCTCTACTCGCTTGCCTGCAAAAGATCTTTTAATGGATCCATTTCTCCAAGCAGATGATGATCATGAAAGTATACCTCGTAATCTACAATCAAAGATACTTCATACAG gaagaaaagagcaGATTGATTTTGTCGATGATACTTCTGCTGAGACTTGTAGAGATTTTAGTATGCATGGTCAAAGAAAAGATGTTAACAAGATATTTCTCAAACTACGAATTGCAGATTCCATGG GTAATTTTCGCAATATCCATTTCCCATTTGATACTGAAGCTGACACAACAGTTTCTGTTGCTAGTGAAATGGTTGAGGAGTTGGACCTTTCTGATCAAGATGTCTCCACAATTTCTGAAATGATTGAAACAGAAATTCGATCTTACATTCCAGATTGGACATCAGTTGAGAATTCTGTGGATAATGTAGGAGTTGATGTTGCAATTTCTGATAGCTCGACGTCTGACACAAAGAATGTTTCCTCTCCATTGTCTATTGAATCTAATAATCTTGCTTTGGAGGTATTGCCTTCAGGTCGCAAGTATTGGTCGGACTCTCCAAAAGGTATTGGTGGGTGCTCTCCTATTAAGCCAGGTCCTTCATACTTGTCTCTTACCTCAGATCAGAATGTTGAATCCTCTAGCAGCCACATACTTGGGAATAATCTTGATCATTCTGCAATAATTAAGGGACTGGAAAGTGAACTTTTGTCAGATGGTGATATTCATGATAGCTCTGAGGCACATCTTTTAGAAGAGAACTGTTCTGATGAATCAGTTGACCTCAAAATAATGGCTGAGAAACTTAAAAATCTGTTGACACAACAACAAAAGGAATTAGATGAACTAAAGAGAGAGCATAAATTAGTTGTTTCAGAACTTCTCACTGAACTAACACCTGAATCTTGTCAGAAGGTTTTAGGGATGTGTAAGCTAAAGCGTTCTGATTTTGCGTTTGATCTCTGA
- the LOC111783443 gene encoding caffeoylshikimate esterase-like has protein sequence MAARTQDGQDGLVYQEGFVMNSRGLKLFTCEWLPKDKEPKGLIFICHGYAMECSITMNSTAIRLARAGFAVYGIDYEGHGKSDGLQGYITSFDHVVEDCSNHFTATSERKENMGKRRYLLGESMGGAVALLLHRKKPDYWDGAVLVAPMCKIAEDVKPKPIVVNILTKLCKVIPTWKIIPTQDIIDVAFKVPEIRHQVRNNPYCFKGRPRLNTGNELLRISLDLEKRLEEVSLPFIILHGEADRVTDISVSKQLLEKASSWDKSLKTYPEMWHGLLYGETVENIDVVFADIIGWLEERCGLGNLRIEKQLKTESDDLQTK, from the exons ATg GCCGCTCGAACACAGGATGGGCAGGATGGGCTCGTGTATCAAGAG GGGTTTGTAATGAACTCACGTGGGTTGAAGCTTTTCACGTGCGAATGGCTTCCAAAGGATAAGGAACCAAAGGGCTTGATCTTTATCTGCCATGGGTACGCGATGGAATGCAGCATCACCATGAACA GCACTGCAATTCGGCTTGCAAGGGCAGGGTTTGCGGTTTATGGGATTGATTACGAAGGCCATGGGAAATCAGATGGGCTGCAAGGCTATATTACAAGCTTTGATCATGTGGTGGAGGATTGCTCCAATCACTTCACAGCCACTTCTG aaaggaaagagaacaTGGGCAAAAGAAGGTATCTATTAGGGGAGTCAATGGGAGGGGCAGTGGCTCTGTTATTGCACAGAAAGAAGCCAGATTATTGGGATGGTGCTGTCTTGGTTGCACCAATGTGTAAA ATTGCAGAGGATGTTAAACCAAAGCCAATTGTTGTAAATATACTGACAAAGCTTTGCAAAGTGATACCCACATGGAAGATAATTCCAACCCAAGATATCATTGATGTTGCTTTCAAAGTTCCTGAGATTAGACATCAg GTCAGAAATAATCCTTATTGTTTCAAAGGGAGGCCTCGTTTGAACACTGGAAATGAACTTCTAAGGATTAGTTTAGATCTCGAGAAACGACTCGAAGAG GTTTCGTTACCGTTCATAATCCTCCATGGGGAGGCGGATCGAGTGACCGATATATCGGTGAGCAAGCAACTCCTTGAGAAGGCGTCGAGCTGGGACAAGAGCTTGAAGACATATCCAGAGATGTGGCATGGATTGCTGTATGGAGAGACAGTTGAAAACATTGATGTTGTGTTTGCTGACATAATTGGTTGGTTGGAAGAAAGATGTGGTTTGGGAAATTTAAGGATTGAGAAACAGCTCAAGACAGAATCTGATGATCttcaaaccaaataa
- the LOC111782492 gene encoding uncharacterized protein LOC111782492, whose protein sequence is MDLAPEELQFLTIPDILRESIFIPKRSPKTFYLITLTFIFPLSFAILAHSLFTHPLLVQLQNPFADPAQTRHRWTELLTFQFCYLIFLFAFSLLSTAAVVFTVASLYTSKPVSYSSTISAIPKVFKRLFVTFLWVSLLMIIYNFIFFVFLILLILAIDTQNYILFFFSVVVIFILFLVVHVYITALWHLASVVSVLEPIYGFAAMKKSYELLMGKTRFAAVLVFAYLAICATINVIFGAVVVHGDDGHGVFMRIIVGGFLVGVLVIVNLVGLLVQSVFYYVCKSFHHQGIDKLALHDHLGGYLGEYVPLKSSIQMENLDA, encoded by the coding sequence ATGGATCTAGCCCCAGAAGAGCTTCAATTCTTGACCATTCCCGACATTCTCAGAGAATCAATCTTCATCCCGAAGCGCTCCCCTAAAACCTTCTATCTCATAACTCTTACCTTCATCTTCCCCCTTTCTTTCGCCATCTTAGCCCACTCCCTCTTCACCCACCCACTTCTCGTCCAGCTCCAAAACCCTTTCGCCGACCCCGCTCAGACCCGTCATCGATGGACCGAGCTCCTTACCTTCCAATTTTGCTACCTTATTTTCCTCTTCgctttttctcttctctccacCGCCGCCGTCGTCTTCACCGTCGCTTCCCTCTATACTTCCAAGCCCGTTTCCTATTCCTCAACTATCTCCGCCATTCCCAAGGTTTTTAAGCGCCTTTTCGTCACTTTCCTCTGGGTTTCTCTCCTCATGATTATCTATAACTTCATATTTTTCGTGTTCTTGATACTCCTTATCCTTGCAATTGACACCCAGAATtacattttgttcttcttctccgtTGTTGTAATCTTCATCCTGTTTCTAGTTGTACATGTTTACATCACCGCCTTATGGCATTTGGCTAGCGTCGTGTCGGTGCTTGAACCGATTTATGGATTTGCCGCCATGAAAAAGAGCTACGAATTGCTTATGGGCAAAACCCGTTTTGCGGCGGTGCTTGTATTTGCGTATTTGGCCATCTGCGCGACAATTAATGTCATATTTGGGGCTGTGGTCGTTCACGGTGATGATGGACATGGGGTTTTTATGAGGATTATCGTTGGTGGCTTTCTGGTTGGCGTTTTGGTGATTGTGAACTTGGTGGGATTGTTGGTTCAGAGTGTGTTTTACTATGTCTGCAAGAGCTTTCACCATCAGGGAATCGATAAGCTCGCTTTACATGACCATTTGGGTGGATATCTTGGTGAGTATGTACCTCTCAAAAGTAGCATTCAAATGGAAAATTTAGATGCATGA